The following coding sequences lie in one Phaeodactylum tricornutum CCAP 1055/1 chromosome 12, whole genome shotgun sequence genomic window:
- a CDS encoding predicted protein, whose translation MSASVASAQAILRKGWPLVSQAASNPYANTGKWILGTAGLVVGMIHVGGVTRLTQSGLSMTDWSPLGSLPPISKKDWEKEFDRYKLFPEWQQRKSMTLSDFQFIYAWEYGHRMLGRFVGVAFAMPWMYFTFKGRIPKGYQKRMVGLLAMGGTQGMVGWWMVKSGLGDDRRDEKREIRVRPVRLTSHLSMALATYGALLWTGFDILGIPQEANIKDQVKKLSKDALRHAQKLRSTSLVLAGLTFCTAASGGLVAGNDAGRAYNTWPTMGDEWIPSEIMDLVPWQRNLTENTATVQFNHRILGTTTAFTALYLVGAGLSRNRGMLLTPQARNGLYAVGIAATGQFALGVTTLLTYVPFSLAAAHQLGSVVVFTSGLYLAHSLRYARPALVRAVVTSSISTSASTTSRGVTATVAQVAASGAKAV comes from the coding sequence ATGTCCGCTTCAGTGGCGTCGGCACAAGCCATTCTCCGCAAAGGATGGCCGCTCGTGAGTCAAGCGGCATCGAATCCGTACGCGAACACGGGCAAATGGATATTGGGAACCGCTGGTCTCGTCGTAGGCATGATCCACGTGGGAGGTGTGACGCGGTTGACGCAATCGGGCTTGTCCATGACGGACTGGAGTCCACTAGGATCGCTCCCACCGATTAGTAAAAAAGACTGGGAGAAGGAGTTTGATCGATACAAACTTTTTCCAGAATGGCAACAACGCAAGTCAATGACACTGTCCGATTTCCAGTTCATTTACGCCTGGGAATATGGACACCGTATGCTCGGTCGTTTCGTTGGTGTCGCGTTTGCCATGCCTTGGATGTACTTTACATTCAAAGGTAGGATACCGAAGGGGTACCAAAAGCGCATGGTGGGACTACTCGCCATGGGTGGCACTCAAGGTATGGTTGGGTGGTGGATGGTAAAATCCGGTCTAGGGGACGATCGGCGTGACGAAAAGCGTGAAATTCGTGTTCGTCCCGTCCGTTTAACTTCCCACTTATCCATGGCCCTGGCAACCTACGGTGCCCTGCTCTGGACGGGATTTGATATACTCGGTATTCCACAAGAAGCTAATATAAAGGATCAAGTCAAAAAGCTTAGCAAAGACGCGCTGCGTCACGCGCAGAAGCTTCGATCTACCAGCCTCGTCTTGGCGGGCTTGACGTTTTGCACGGCTGCTTCAGGCGGTCTTGTGGCCGGAAATGATGCAGGCCGTGCGTACAATACTTGGCCAACTATGGGGGATGAATGGATTCCTTCGGAAATTATGGATTTGGTGCCTTGGCAACGTAATCTCACCGAAAATACCGCCACGGTACAGTTCAATCACCGCATTCTAGGGACAACGACCGCGTTTACCGCTCTCTATTTGGTAGGCGCGGGCCTGTCGCGAAACCGTGGCATGCTTTTGACTCCCCAGGCTCGCAACGGTCTTTATGCGGTCGGAATAGCAGCGACCGGACAGTTCGCCCTCGGAGTCACAACTTTGCTAACGTACGTacctttttcgttggcggcaGCCCATCAGCTCGGGAGTGTTGTGGTTTTTACCAGCGGTCTGTATTTGGCGCACAGCTTGCGATACGCACGTCCAGCATTGGTCCGGGCGGTAGTGACATCCTCCATATCGACCTCTGCCAGTACGACGTCTCGCGGTGTTACAGCCACGGTCGCACAAGTTGCTGCTTCGGGTGCCAAGGCTGTGTAA
- a CDS encoding predicted protein: MEDIMSITPLGSGQEVGRSCHLLEFRGMTILLDCGIHPGYDGLNGLPYLDRIEPDQVDVLLITHFHLDHVASLPYLTERTSFKGRIFMTHPTKAVTRLLLGDYLRLLQMKNAKPEDVLYTEADLQSCIDKIELMDFHTTVTVGGLSFYALNAGHVLGACMFFLSLGGRKILYTGDYSMEDDRHLMAAEIPAESPDVLIVEATYGVQVHASRAEREARFTGTIERVISRGGRCLIPVFALGRAQELLLILDEYWQANPHLQNIPIWYASKLASRALRVYQTYANMMNARIRSQMDVSNPFRFRFIQNLKSIDVNSFDDSGPSVVFASPGMLQSGVSRQLFDRWASDHKNGVLIAGYAVEHTLAKEIMAQPKEVVTLEGRRQPLNALVDYVSFSAHVDFVQNRSFINQVAPKHIILVHGQKDEMGRLKSALLLQYKQFPENKRPTITMPPNLQEVKLKFARRRSAKVMGSLADRQKEPKEGEEVRGILVTHNFHSKLVAPEDLATYTPLRVGSIASKLHVPFVGSLATLRLFLTEMFAGVSESTEESEDSTRTIFQLVNEVCKLSVKVTLGANKGVAIVEWMASPQGDILADAVVALLMHAQSS, from the exons ATGGAAGATATCATGTCCATAACTCCGCTGGGGTCGGGCCAAGAAGTCGGACGTTCCTGCCACCTGCTTGAATTTCGCGGAATGACAATTCTCTTGGACTGCGGCATTCATCCTGGGTACGATGGGTTGAATGGACTCCCTTATCTCGATCGAATTGAGCCTGATCAGGTTGACGTCTTGCTCATCACCCACTTTCATCTAGATCACGTCGCTTCGTTACCCTATTTGACCGAACGAACTTCCTTTAAAGGCCGCATCTTTATGACTCATCCTACCAAGGCGGTGACGCGATTGCTTCTTGGGGATTATCTCCGACTCTTGCAAATGAAAAACGCCAAACCCGAAGACGTACTGTACACGGAAGCCGATCTTCAGTCTTGCATCGATAAGATCGAGCTCATGGATTTTCATACCACAGTCACGGTCGGCGGTTTGTCATTTTACGCGTTGAATGCCGGCCACGTGCTCGGTGCTTGCATGTTCTTTCTCAGTCTCGGTGGACGCAAAATATTGTACACGGGCGACTACTCCATGGAAGATGATCGCCACTTGATGGCGGCCGAAATTCCTGCCGAGTCCCCCGACGTGCTGATTGTAGAGGCCACGTACGGTGTGCAAGTACACGCGAGTCGCGCCGAGCGCGAAGCCCGCTTTACCGGAACCATCGAACGAGTCATATCGCGCGGCGGCAGATGCCTCATACCAGTCTTTGCACTGGGGCGAGCCCAGGAATTGTTGCTCATTCTGGACGAGTACTGGCAGGCAAATCCgcatttgcaaaacattCCCATTTGGTACGCTAGTAAGCTGGCTTCTCGGGCACTACGTGTCTATCAAACGTACGCGAATATGATGAACGCACGGATACGCTCCCAAATGGACGTGTCCAATCCTTTCCGATTTCGTTTCATTCAAAATCTCAAATCCATTGACGTCAATTCGTTTGACGACTCCGGTCCTTCGGTCGTTTTTGCCTCTCCAGGGATGTTGCAGTCTGGAGTTTCGCGGCAGCTATTTGATCGCTGGGCGTCGGATCACAAGAATGGTGTGTTGATTGCCGGTTACGCTGTTGAGCACACACTTGCCAAAGAAATCATGGCGCAACCCAAAGAAGTTGTTACACTGGAAGGTCGTCGACAACCGTTAAATGCCCTAGTGGACTACGTCAGTTTCTCGGCGCACGTTGATTTTGTACAAAACCGCTCTTTTATCAATCAAGTGGCGCCGAAACACATTATTCTCGTACATGGACAGAAGGATGAAATGGGACGACTCAAGAGTGCTTTACTGCTACAGTATAAGCAGTTTCCGGAG AATAAACGTCCAACGATTACCATGCCACCGAATTTACAGGAAGTCAAACTTAAATTTGCACGTCGGCGATCGGCCAAGGTCATGGGATCGTTAGCAGATCGACAAAAAGAGCCTAAAGAAGGGGAAGAAGTCCGGGGTATTCTTGTCACGCATAACTTTCATTCGAAATTGGTTGCTCCCGAAGACTTAGCCACCTACACTCCCTTGCGAGTCGGCTCGATCGCCAGTAAGCTGCACGTTCCATTTGTTGGATCTCTTGCGACTTTGCGATTATTTTTGACGGAAATGTTTGCTGGGGTATCGGAAAGTACGGAAGAATCAGAGGACTCGACGCGGACCATTTTCCAACTTGTGAACGAGGTGTGTAAACTGAGC GTTAAAGTCACGTTAGGTGCGAACAAGGGAGTAGCGATTGTCGAATGGATGGCAAGTCCCCAAGGTGATATTTTGGCTGATGCTGTTGTCGCGCTGTTAATGCACGCGCAGAGCAGT
- a CDS encoding predicted protein gives MQSTAQSNKSADEAPTNAPIRNAPDDASNPQLPSREHSTNDFVIREGFPALRLPHPQTGPWIDGDEPIPRQTFWADAHALCWAPAHLESFRDDCRTVFSARTRDDDQAYSAGVTYFCPSQMPPRCALEALALDIFRKHTEHLENGVMVSEQSGAEWWTLVLDDDDSARNQTTEQKEEADDEGDEVGLHFDADYGLEDQAPNLLLHPRVATVTYLTDSGAPTVVLNQRSPPPNDIEKKSLAGDIDQGWLSHPKCGKHIAFDGRLLHGAPATFFPELLRTPSPLPGNEPPTKKAKRAHQRITVLVNVWVNHCPLDAEPLDDDVCQQLKTPWEGRGKTDSDFRPPFVWNEKLDLAMSDNKTVPVTVKPSLNDAAGEEEVVICNRLVTAHYNASMEDLHAASQRAGLVALTFNQGALSLRVGEEVHSGTEEEQGSSED, from the coding sequence ATGCAATCTACCGCACAGTCTAACAAATCCGCCGACGAGGCTCCCACGAACGCACCTATCCGTAACGCACCGGACGACGCATCGAACCCACAGTTGCCTAGCAGGGAGCATTCTACCAACGATTTCGTGATTCGCGAAGGGTTTCCCGCCTTGAGACTACCGCATCCGCAGACGGGACCATGGATTGACGGTGACGAGCCGATTCCGCGACAAACCTTCTGGGCGGACGCACACGCACTCTGTTGGGCGCCCGCGCATCTGGAATCCTTCCGGGACGATTGTCGAACGGTCTTTTCGGCCCGCACGCGGGATGACGACCAAGCCTACAGTGCCGGTGTTACGTATTTTTGTCCCAGTCAAATGCCGCCGCGCTGTGCCCTCGAAGCCTTGGCTCTTGACATTTTTCGCAAACATACGGAACACTTGGAAAACGGAGTGATGGTGTCGGAACAATCCGGTGCCGAGTGGTGGACACTGGTTCTGGATGATGACGATAGCGCAAGAAACCAGACTacggaacaaaaagaagaggcTGACGACGAAGGCGACGAAGTTGGCTTGCATTTCGATGCCGACTACGGTTTGGAAGATCAAGCTCCCAACCTACTGCTCCATCCTCGTGTGGCCACCGTCACTTACTTGACTGACTCGGGGGCTCCGACAGTCGTACTCAACCAGCGATCACCACCTCCGAATGACATTGAAAAGAAATCGTTAGCTGGTGATATTGACCAGGGATGGCTTTCGCATCCCAAGTGCGGCAAGCATATAGCCTTTGATGGTCGTCTGTTGCACGGAGCACCGGCGACCTTCTTTCCGGAATTGCTTCGAACGCCGTCACCGTTACCCGGTAATGAGCCGCCCAcgaaaaaagcaaaacgCGCGCATCAGCGAATTACGGTTCTGGTCAATGTTTGGGTCAATCACTGTCCCTTGGACGCTGAACCTTTGGACGATGATGTGTGTCAGCAGCTCAAGACACCGTGGGAAGGTCGAGGAAAAACCGACTCTGATTTTCGGCCTCCGTTTGTTTGGAACGAAAAGCTGGACTTGGCGATGTCCGATAATAAAACAGTTCCAGTCACGGTGAAGCCGTCTTTGAACGACGCTGCAGGAGAAGAGGAAGTGGTCATTTGCAATCGACTAGTCACGGCACACTACAACGCTTCGATGGAAGATTTGCACGCAGCTTCACAAAGGGCTGGACTGGTCGCGCTGACCTTCAACCAGGGAGCTCTTTCGCTGCGAGTTGGGGAGGAAGTGCATTCCGGAACGGAGGAGGAACAAGGCAGTAGCGAAGATTAA
- the RPC157 gene encoding rna polymerase C 157 kDa (largest subunit of RNA polymerase III) produces the protein MPSRKPAHGGCLDPRLGVSDKVSACATCKRKLVDCAGHFGYIRLALPVFHIGFLRHTLHLLQCVCKTCSRVLMPESDRQKHLSRMRSPKTDALSKAALFKKVVEKCKKVRVCPHCGGHNGTVKKITGVPTLKIVHERYKGRNAEDELDELIANLEVSLKMNKDVGTAISGSSLPYEDLLPTRALEIFTHISDDDCEVLWIDPLIGRPETLILQSILVPPVPIRPSVAMDVGGGSNEDDLTVKLQEIIDVNVALELALMKGPQTRTIMEEWDFLQVQVAQYINGEMPGLQRPIGSKPMRGLCQRLKGKQGRFRGNLSGKRVDFSARTVISPDPNLRVDQVGVPERVAKTMTYPERVSRYNIEKLRQRVRNGPDVHPGANLIRMKDGSFVKSLSFGDRELVAKNLRYGDVVERHMEDDDVVLFNRQPSLHKVSIMAHRAKVMEWKTFRFNTCVCAPYNADFDGDEMNMHLPQTEEARTEASLLMGVKHNLTTPRNGEPLVAASQDFLSASYMLTQRDRFFTREQFCQLVSYYSDASEDIDIPFPTILRPVELWTGKQVFGMMLRPNRKSSVLVSFENKEKNYTTNKYFCKNDGWVAFRNSELVSGNIAKKSIGDGSKSGLLYILLRDCGVHEAASCMDRWAKFCSRFMGGHRGLSIGISDVTPSARLRDIKHGILSEGYKKERLITPMKQGRLELRPGCDLLQSLEEILNGILGRLRESAGQEAMKALPWTNTPRIMAECGSKGSPLNISQMISCVGQQAVGGMRIQDGFVNRCLPHFEYHSLIPSAKGFVANSFYTGLTATEFFFHAMGGREGLVDTAVKTAETGYMARRLMKALEDLSLQYDSSVRNSENTVVQFTYGDDGLNPNMMENNDRPVDFERLRLHISQTTPCPTEDCLSAAALSTTVEKKLAEPRFQALLPTGRVFMQEIRDFFNSLAENQNSRMTETQLELLLTEALDKCMLAYVEPGEAVGAIGAQSISEPGTQMTLKTFHFSGISSMNVTLGVPRLKEIINAAKLISTPIITAKLECDNNKVAARIVKAVIEKTTLGEVSKYMKEVYAPGSCYISVELDMDAIEQLKLNVDVHSVRRSILYGTKGIAKNAGMQMLKAALPNVIVQGIPTVARAVINESNQSGTPTYNLLMEGYGLQDVMGSPGIDGLHTTTNHVLEVEDVLGVEAARTQISAEIDNIMSAYGIGIDQRHLLLLSDVMTFKGEVLGITRFGVSKMRESVLMLASFEKTTDHLFDAAVHGRTDTIVGVSECIIMGMEVPVGTGLPALYWKCTN, from the exons ATGCCCAGTCGGAAACCCGCGCACGGGGGCTGTCTAGACCCACGTCTCGGAGTGTCAGACAAGGTCTCGGCCTGTGCAACTTGCAAACGAAAATTGGTGGATTGTGCGGGACATTTTGGCTACATTAGATTAGCCTTGCCCGTCTTTCATATTGGATTCTTACGCCATACACTACATCTGCTCCAATGCGTCTGCAAAACCTGTTCCAGGGTACTCATGCCCGAGTCGGATCGGCAAAAGCATTTGAGCCGCATGCGCAGTCCAAAGACTGATGCGTTGAGTAAGGCGGCACTCTTCAAAAAGGTGGtggaaaaatgcaaaaaagTTCGCGTGTGTCCGCATTGTGGAGGACACAACGGTACGGTAAAAAAGATCACCGGTGTGCCGACGCTTAAAATCGTACACGAGCGCTACAAGGGACGAAACGCCGAGGACGAGCTGGACGAACTAATTGCCAATCTAGAAGTCTCCTTGAAGATGAATAAGGATGTCGGGACTGCCATTTCTGGGTCGAGTCTTCCCTACGAGGATTTGTTGCCAACTCGAGCTTTGGAGATCTTTACGCACATCTCCGACGATGACTGCGAAGTCTTATGGATCGATCCGCTCATTGGGCGACCAGAGACGCTCATTTTGCAGAGTATTCTCGTCCCGCCAGTTCCCATTCGACCGTCGGTGGCGATGGATGTTGGTGGAGGTAGCAACGAGGATGATCTTACCGTCAAGTTACAGGAGATAATTGATGTCAATGTGGCTTTGGAACTGGCCTTGATGAAGGGTCCCCAGACACGCACCATTATGGAAGAGTGGGACTTTTTGCAAGTACAAGTTGCGCAGTACATCAATGGCGAGATGCCAGGTTTGCAAAGACCGATCGGGTCGAAACCCATGAGGGGCCTATGTCAGCGTCTTAAAGGAAAGCAAGGTCGATTTCGAGGGAATCTTTCGGGAAAGCGGGTAGACTTTTCCGCCCGTACCGTAATTTCTCCTGATCCCAACCTTCGTGTAGATCAAGTTGGTGTCCCGGAGCGCGTCGCTAAAACCATGACGTATCCGGAACGAGTGTCACGTTACAATATCGAGAAGCTTCGTCAAAGGGTCCGGAACGGGCCGGACGTTCACCCTGGGGCCAATCTTATCCGCATGAAGGACGGCTCGTTCGTCAAGTCGCTATCGTTCGGCGACCGAGAGCTTGTGGCCAAGAATTTGCGGTACGGAGATGTTGTGGAGCGTCAcatggaagacgatgacgtcGTATTGTTTAATCGACAGCCATCGCTACACAAGGTTTCAATTATGGCTCATCGTGCCAAGGTCATGGAATGGAAGACCTTCCGCTTCAATACCTGCGTGTGCGCTCCCTACAACGCCGATTTCGACGGAGACGAGATGAATATGCATTTACCGCAAACGGAAGAAGCACGTACGGAAGCCTCACTACTGATGGGTGTAAAACACAACCTTACGACGCCTCGCAATGGAGAGCCTTTGGTTGCGGCCAGTCAGGATTTTCTCTCGGCGTCATACATGCTGACGCAGCGGGATCGCTTTTTTACCCGGGAGCAGTTCTGCCAGTTGGTGTCTTACTACAGTGATGCGTCAGAAGACATTGACATACCTTTCCCCACAATTCTTAGACCTGTAGAGTTGTGGACGGGCAAGCAAGTATTTGGCATGATGTTGCGACCAAACAGGAAGTCCTCCGTTCTCGTCAGTtttgaaaacaaagaaaaaaattaCACAACGAACAAATACTTTTGTAAGAATGATGGGTGGGTTGCGTTCCGAAACAGCGAACTTGTAAGTGGCAACATTGCAAAGAAATCTATTGGGGACGGCAGTAAAAGTGGCTTGCTGTACATTCTACTCCGAGATTGCGGTGTGCACGAAGCCGCGAGCTGTATGGACCGATGGGCAAAGTTCTGTTCTCGTTTTATGGGTGGTCATCGTGGATTGTCGATCGGAATTTCGGATGTCACACCGTCCGCTCGCTTACGAGATATAAAACATGGGATTCTTTCTGAGGGATACAAAAAGGAAAGATTGATCACGCCGATGAAAC AAGGAAGGCTAGAACTCCGTCCTGGTTGTGATTTGTTGCAATCTCTAGAAGAGATCTTGAACGGAATTCTTGGCCGACTACGAGAATCAGCAGGTCAGGAAGCCATGAAGGCTCTACCGTGGACGAATACACCTCGCATCATGGCAGAATGTGGGTCAAAAGGCAGTCCATTGAACATTTCGCAGATGATATCTTGTGTCGGACAGCAAGCCGTAGGCGGCATGCGTATCCAAGATGGGTTTGTAAACAGGTGTCTCCCACATTTCGAATATCACAGCCTTATACCATCAGCCAAAGGATTTGTAGCCAATTCGTTTTACACCGGTTTAACGGCAACCGAATTCTTTTTTCACGCCATGGGAGGGCGAGAGGGCTTGGTAGACACGGCTGTTAAAACAGCTGAGACTGGTTATATGGCCCGTCGATTAATGAAA GCTCTTGAGGATCTGTCTTTACAGTATGACTCATCGGTTCGCAATAGCGAGAACACGGTTGTGCAGTTTACGTACGGCGACGATGGTTTAAATCCAAACATGATGGAGAACAACGATAGGCCAGTCGATTTTGAACGCCTACGCTTGCACATAAGCCAAACAACTCCTTGTCCAACTGAGGATTGTTTGAGTGCCGCTGCTTTAAGCACTACCGTTGAGAAGAAGTTGGCGGAGCCGAGATTCCAGGCGTTACTACCAACAGGTCGTGTCTTTATGCAGGAAATTCGAGACTTTTTCAACTCATTGGCGGAGAACCAAAA CTCCCGCATGACGGAGACGCAACTCGAGTTGCTGTTGACGGAGGCATTGGACAAGTGTATGCTTGCATATGTAGAGCCTGGCGAAGCAGTTGGTGCGATTGGAGCTCAGAGCATTAGCGAACCCGGTACACAGATGACCTTGAAG ACTTTCCATTTCAGTGGTATCAGCTCCATGAACGTGACGCTCGGCGTGCCGCGATTAAAGGAGATCATTAACGCGGCCAAACTGATCTCAACACCTATCATCACAGCGAAGCTCGAATGCGACAATAACAAAGTTGCTGCACGTATCGTGAAAGCGGTGATTGAGAAAACTACTCTGGGTGAGGTGTCGAAGTACATGAAAGAGGTGTACGCTCCTGGGAGCTGCTATATAAGTGTTGAACTAGATATGGATGCTATTGAACAGTTGAAGCTCAACGTCGACGTACATAGTGTCCGTCGCTCCATTCTTTACGGAACCAAAGGGATCGCAAAGAATGCG GGAATGCAAATGCTCAAAGCGGCGTTACCTAATGTAATTGTTCAAGGAATTCCGACTGTAGCGCGAGCTGTTATCAACGAAAGCAACCAATCGGGTACACCGACATACAATTTATTGATGGAGGGCTACGGTCTACAAGACGTTATGGGAAGCCCCGGTATAGACGGATTACAtacaacaacaaatcacgTCTTAGAAGTTGAAGATGTTCTTGGAGTCGAAGCCGCGAGGACACAGATATCTGCTGAGATCGACAATATTATGAGCGCATACGGTATCGGTATTGATCAACGACATCTACTTTTGCTTTCGGATGTTATGACGTTCAAGGGAGAAGTTTTAGGCATCACCCGGTTTGGTGTTTCTAAAATGAGGGAGAGCGTTCTGATGTTGGCGTCGTTCGAGAAGACAACTGACCATTTATTCGACGCGGCTGTACATGGTCGAACAGACACAATCGTTGGAGTCAGTGAATGCATTATTATGGGAATGGAAGTACCAGTTGGAACTGGGCTACCCGCATTGTACTGGAAATGCACAAACTGA
- a CDS encoding predicted protein codes for MVAGFRIVYLCLTTTTVNGLRWTTRTQPPIAFALSSCFPKSFRSNFHTSATQARLMSSNDKNIDTESVGKSDIGAATQDADPPADTAMNRSWRSLLEVSSNKSRKTRGSNYVQLATFDPEANQPKCRTVVFRGFQKLPPDHKYASELDGKSCVMKMITDIRSHKVKQVEASEDSAAEMVWWFSKTSEQYRVQGKLLFVGGGNFLDDGDRELAIARKEIWGNMSDSAREGFFDEHTPGEPYSGDKKTDLPSGGRDTDGNLLPPPDNFLLMLLIPNEVDYLRLTDMYRQADRLGEDGWSFERVNP; via the coding sequence ATGGTAGCAGGGTTCCGTATCGTCTACCTCTGCCTGACTACGACTACAGTAAATGGTCTGCGCTGGACAACGCGAACGCAGCCTCCGATAGCCTTTGCTTTGTCCTCCTGCTTTCCTAAATCGTTTCGCTCTAATTTCCACACTAGTGCAACTCAAGCGCGTCTCATGAGTAGCAATGACAAGAATATCGACACAGAAAGCGTTGGGAAGTCCGATATTGGCGCTGCCACTCAGGACGCCGACCCACCCGCCGATACGGCCATGAATCGTTCATGGAGATCCTTGTTGGAGGtttccagcaacaaaagTCGCAAAACACGAGGCTCCAACTATGTGCAACTGGCAACTTTTGATCCAGAAGCAAATCAACCCAAATGTCGAACAGTTGTTTTTCGTGGGTTTCAGAAACTCCCTCCTGATCACAAGTACGCTAGTGAACTGGACGGGAAAAGTTGTGTCATGAAGATGATAACCGACATTCGGTCTCACAAGGTTAAGCAAGTCGAGGCTAGCGAAGATAGTGCCGCAGAAATGGTGTGGTGGTTTTCTAAGACCAGTGAACAGTACCGTGTTCAAGGAAAGCTCTTGTtcgttggtggtggaaaTTTTTTGGACGATGGGGATCGAGAATTGGCCATTGCTCGAAAGGAAATATGGGGCAACATGAGCGATTCAGCACGTGAGGGCTTCTTTGACGAGCATACACCAGGCGAGCCGTACTCGGGTGACAAAAAGACGGATCTACCTTCGGGAGGGCGAGACACGGACGGAAACTTGCTACCTCCACCCGATAACTTCTTATTGATGCTATTAATCCCCAATGAAGTCGATTATTTGCGACTGACAGACATGTATCGCCAGGCTGATAGGCTTGGAGAGGATGGATGGTCTTTCGAACGAGTCAATCCATAG
- a CDS encoding predicted protein, whose translation MAFFWNIANRSRVPLSAALVSQMARVMTFCDKPKEVSDSQAVESEGEGGPEKQFREGMQPDADGDYHGIFPKRQLWKPKFEYPLWDTNWDGMEPPLTGDKEMDRKKMREIRRQGVTRHIILVRHGQYDETHKEDEKRILTPLGREQAELTGRRLAEMIAGAENNFGSCKIKVLRVSDMARAKETANIIASQIPGIPTSEPDTLLNEGRPCHHIPGGKATTKVVVTTDDNHPRIEEAFRKYFYREPISFSGDVETPPETANTTVGSDEEHHEFEIIVCHANVIRYFLMSMHFTLMDGIYGWQGATASSRGVA comes from the exons ATGGCATTCTTTTGGAATATCGCGAATCGTTCCAGAGTACCTCTTTCAGCAGCTCTTGTCTCTCAGATGGCGCGTGTCATGACCTTTTGTGATAAACCGAAAGAGGTGTCCGATTCACAGGCTGTAGAATCTGAAGGTGAGGGTGGCCCTGAAAAGCAATTCCGGGAGGGTATGCAGCCTGATGCGGATGGAGATTATCACGGTATTTTTCCCAAGCGGCAACTCTGGAAGCCGAAGTTTGAATATCCTTTATGGGATACGAACTGGGACGGAATGGAACCACCATTGACGGGCGACAAAGAAATGGACCGCAAAAAAATGCGGGAGATTCGCAGACAAGGAGTAACTCGACACATTATTCTCGTAAGGCACGGACAATACGACGAAACCCATAAA GAAGATGAGAAACGGATATTGACCCCCCTCGGGCGGGAGCAGGCAGAGTTGACTGGTAGGCGATTAGCAGAGATGATTGCAGGTGcggaaaacaattttggaTCCTGCAAAATTAAAGTGCTTCGGGTTTCAGACATGGCCCGTGCGAAAGAAACAG CCAACATTATTGCTTCGCAGATTCCCGGTATTCCTACTAGTGAACCCGATACCCTACTCAACGAAGGACG ACCGTGCCATCACATACCTGGAGGAAAGGCTACCACCAAGGTCGTCGTAACGACCGATGACAACCATCCACGTATCGAAGAAGCTTTCCGAAAGTATTTCTACCGGGagccaatttctttttctggagACGTAGAGACTCCGCCAGAAACAGCCAATACAACAGTGGGCTCAGACGAAGAACACCACGAGTTTGAAATTATTGTCTGTCACGCCAATGTGATTCGCTATTTTTTGATGAG CATGCATTTTACGCTAATGGATGGAATTTATGGTTGGCAGGGCGCTACAGCTTCCTCCAGAGGCGTGGCTTAG
- a CDS encoding predicted protein yields MMQACIRHSNFMQRRRGIELWTIFVAAKRYRSEDGRKSFAEGMKRRIFSFLKNNESGLSSYRPIGSTNVSESYTKLSKIVSKKSNDLLESSKPMASSLLAKTKEASIHSLQQSKEVAASQLSKTSSSLATKVKQGIDSAAATAKQKSSEASAVAKERTKAILSSTASSFSNGVRSSISNITKPFRRMWTKLVQHMRGTKVLRLLWWWSLAAVGVYGVSTTVPKELIRQGFLYRSKNEDDD; encoded by the coding sequence ATGATGCAAGCCTGCATTCGCCACTCTAATTTTATGCAGAGACGCCGTGGCATCGAACTTTGGACCATATTTGTGGCTGCTAAACGTTATAGGAGTGAAGACGGTAGAAAATCATTCGCCGAGGGGATGAAAAGAAggattttttcttttctaaaAAACAATGAATCGGGTTTAAGCTCTTATCGGCCTATTGGTTCGACCAATGTTTCGGAATCATACACGAAGTTATCTAAAATTGTAAGCAAAAAATCGAATGATTTACTCGAGTCCTCCAAGCCCATGGCGTCCTCTCTTCTCGCCAAGACCAAGGAAGCTTCCATTCACTCGCTCCAACAGAGCAAGGAAGTAGCGGCCTCACAATTATCCAAAACGAGCTCTTCCTTGGCAACCAAGGTGAAACAAGGAATTGATTCAGCGGCAGCAACCGCGAAACAAAAGTCATCGGAAGCATCTGCAGTGgccaaagaaagaacaaaggcCATATTGAGCTCCACTGCTTCCTCGTTCTCGAATGGTGTGCGCTCGTCTATTTCCAACATCACTAAACCTTTTCGAAGGATGTGGACAAAGTTGGTGCAACACATGCGTGGAACTAAAGTTTTGAGATTGCTATGGTGGTGGTCCCTCGCTGCCGTCGGCGTATATGGCGTTTCCACAACTGTACCTAAGGAGCTCATTCGACAGGGCTTTTTATATCGGAGCaaaaatgaagatgatgattAG